A region from the Sandaracinus amylolyticus genome encodes:
- a CDS encoding AAA family ATPase, which yields MPVRLATPRWPCRSCRSWRGEIMSARFVAGRPVRVGRDLFVPRREIAALIDTLRKGQACTVLGPARLGKTSALLLAQAELEREGRRVGYVKLPERDRERDVSDAEHAKTIVQQLASELQVPEPPPGELRARLTGVLAAALAGPKPLVLLIDEVNFLGPQLAGDVLGTLLELSERAGGRLGVALAGMCRPSDLGPAAATAVTRLPNVDLRDLDPAGMRAALEQSELQGTIDIPVLADRLGEWTGGHPYLFQRLCEAIARGEREGSVDQRVHAAAQNLLGRSRTQKPNDADALFAFMRDQMEQLHAPPAQRAQALSLYRRLLDGELPVVDARDAAQRDAGELLWFVGLARRAAIEGDASRLRLELRGKFIQEAFDRRWLDREEALLKRPYRDVSREWLGSGRAPRHLLRGDALARARQWLVENEATLEEQAFLDASELAARTRRHRAVLLAAAVTVIVALVAVAGVSVVSAEREQRIRDLEAQLAPEAPRDDVRGVEDQLAVLRNAIGQVTEPQEREAFEAHISRIESELRLFVHEADARAQTMHDQAVDGGMRALATRTAERDQARDAVDGGAQQLARMRRELDAGVQALARVIREREDALDGGAQARGALATRTREREDALDGGAQALAALATRTRERDDALDGGAQALAALATRTRERDDALDAGAQSLAALATRTRERDDARDAGAQAHAALATCTGELDDARAALRACERRCPSDSTTPTSPPPHDTSPSQEPPG from the coding sequence TTGCCGGTTCGCCTAGCAACCCCACGCTGGCCGTGCCGCTCCTGTCGAAGCTGGCGAGGTGAAATCATGAGTGCTCGTTTCGTCGCAGGGCGCCCGGTCCGCGTCGGCCGCGACCTGTTCGTGCCGCGCCGCGAGATCGCGGCGCTCATCGACACACTGCGCAAAGGCCAAGCGTGCACCGTCCTCGGCCCGGCGCGGCTCGGCAAGACGAGCGCGTTGCTGCTCGCGCAGGCGGAGCTCGAGCGCGAGGGCCGGCGGGTCGGCTACGTCAAACTGCCCGAGCGCGACCGCGAGCGCGACGTGAGCGACGCCGAGCACGCGAAGACAATCGTCCAACAGCTCGCGAGCGAGCTCCAGGTCCCCGAGCCCCCGCCGGGCGAGCTCCGCGCGCGCCTGACCGGCGTGCTCGCCGCGGCACTCGCGGGGCCGAAGCCGCTCGTGCTCCTGATCGACGAGGTCAACTTCCTCGGACCGCAGCTCGCGGGCGACGTGCTCGGCACCCTGCTCGAGCTCAGCGAACGGGCTGGAGGTCGGCTCGGCGTCGCGCTAGCTGGCATGTGCCGGCCCAGCGATCTCGGGCCTGCCGCCGCGACTGCAGTCACGCGCCTGCCGAATGTCGACCTCCGCGACCTCGACCCCGCGGGCATGAGGGCCGCGCTCGAACAGAGCGAGCTCCAAGGGACCATCGACATCCCGGTGCTCGCCGATCGGCTCGGCGAGTGGACCGGCGGTCATCCCTACCTGTTCCAGCGCCTGTGCGAGGCGATCGCTCGAGGAGAGCGAGAGGGCTCGGTCGATCAGCGGGTTCACGCGGCCGCCCAGAACCTGTTGGGCAGGAGCAGGACCCAGAAGCCGAATGACGCCGACGCGTTGTTCGCGTTCATGCGCGATCAGATGGAGCAGCTTCACGCTCCGCCCGCGCAGCGCGCGCAGGCGCTGTCGCTCTACCGGCGCCTGCTCGACGGGGAGCTCCCCGTCGTCGACGCGCGCGATGCCGCACAGCGCGACGCAGGCGAGCTGCTCTGGTTCGTCGGGCTGGCGCGCCGCGCCGCGATCGAGGGCGACGCATCGCGGCTGCGGCTCGAGCTCCGCGGCAAGTTCATCCAGGAAGCGTTCGACCGACGATGGCTGGATCGCGAAGAGGCGCTGCTCAAGCGCCCGTATCGCGACGTCAGCCGCGAGTGGCTCGGGTCGGGCCGGGCACCGCGTCACTTGCTGCGCGGCGACGCGCTGGCGCGCGCGAGGCAGTGGCTCGTCGAGAACGAGGCGACGCTCGAAGAGCAGGCGTTCCTCGACGCGAGCGAGCTCGCCGCGCGCACACGTCGCCACAGGGCGGTGCTCCTGGCGGCGGCGGTCACGGTGATCGTCGCGCTCGTGGCCGTCGCCGGGGTGTCGGTCGTGAGCGCGGAGCGGGAGCAGCGGATCAGGGACCTGGAAGCGCAGCTCGCGCCGGAGGCGCCGCGCGACGACGTACGAGGCGTCGAGGACCAGCTCGCAGTCCTGCGGAACGCGATCGGGCAGGTCACCGAGCCGCAGGAGCGTGAGGCGTTCGAGGCGCACATCAGCCGGATCGAGAGCGAGCTCCGCCTTTTCGTCCACGAAGCCGACGCGCGTGCACAGACGATGCACGACCAGGCGGTAGATGGGGGAATGCGTGCCCTGGCGACGCGTACAGCGGAGCGCGACCAGGCGCGGGACGCGGTCGATGGGGGAGCGCAGCAGCTTGCCCGAATGCGACGCGAGTTGGACGCAGGAGTGCAGGCGCTTGCTCGGGTCATCCGGGAGCGGGAGGATGCGCTCGACGGAGGAGCGCAGGCGCGCGGCGCGCTGGCGACGCGCACCCGGGAGCGGGAGGATGCGCTCGACGGAGGAGCGCAGGCGCTTGCTGCGCTGGCGACGCGCACCAGGGAACGGGACGACGCGCTCGACGGAGGAGCGCAGGCGCTTGCTGCGCTGGCGACGCGCACCCGGGAGCGGGACGATGCGCTCGACGCAGGAGCGCAGTCGCTTGCCGCGCTGGCGACGCGCACCCGGGAGCGCGACGACGCACGCGACGCAGGAGCGCAGGCGCATGCTGCGCTAGCGACGTGCACAGGCGAGCTCGACGACGCGCGCGCGGCGCTGCGGGCCTGTGAGCGCCGATGTCCCTCCGACTCGACGACTCCCACCTCGCCGCCGCCTCACGACACCTCGCCGTCACAGGAACCTCCCGGATAA
- a CDS encoding CHAT domain-containing tetratricopeptide repeat protein — protein sequence MAERLGKFGSIEIVQDPTRSAVDGDAPSSALRVVEDEDEHGYRRWARSASVLPTTRSSQRRLLQLKLDVDPADLSAVVEHFGELAGDVGVKQILALERKLLGAGGDRLEQWNGEWETVAGAASTGERATVFIHGFASTPEAAFKNLPASLGGPLFALRHHTLGKSPIDNAIALANALPGGAMIDLVTHSRGGLVGELMCRANLSRDERQDALVWLARAENPEARALAGVLETLDGVLIQKKLRVGRFVRVACPAAGTSLVGRLPAVLGHMLNVTQWALQLGGADEAASNAFAFAKAAFLSIIGRGIDASVLPGVAAMRSEGPFVRALAATRPTELPLTPIGVAAAAELMTGPARWLSLQASRLVFASDHDFVVDTTSMSAGFPRRARERGWVRRHRSLHHLSYFGDGEARSVIERAAKGEAVPEDAVVRMRASSAPRGKVLLLPDASTTHFEHNGEARWPSTASVLHQRDPKGETWTAARAAPSARYDDLAQALASAGYELVAEGAIEPDQAVAVIGHGTGAARLPKDHGRALALGRAGNVARRRALLRRRLVELAPASTEPLRDALVERVVVDASEAPPPGVPVVLAAEDEAWPHRDRQVRAGATFGRLLADPAVHGLVVRFVEDATLPPSAPPRAIPVADGADIPALLRLPTEHDLVAAALGDEPAAPARPKVIAKVVHGALSSAKDRGDDPPTALVIPHYDGEPLPRLGRVEGWSLVERHQQLGVLPIGGEVLVTEDVAIVSLGSSYAVTARSLAAIVQRALLRLFVPREKKAEQKLERLAVGVQLVGSRPGEGVSVEEAAVAIAEGAHDAADQLGIELVVRITERHEDLAIRATRALARYASRGERIATEAMARGSGYLGARAASAGERRLTRWSIEYHGAQKLRFRVSDGGAAPRTLEHTVPSTVVDGLALVPPDLRKGATALELELDEVSASYAWESIVVDGAPLALRHPIVRRLRDVRGGEGREAVAHRAVVIGDPADGGGELSEARLEAMGVSGLLERAGYEVTTLAQRSGEDAVRALFAAPVRILHVAAHGTAQSGGKVALGGGLLLDGALASAMETCPTVVVLNACEAGRVASSSMSSLAAAFMSRGARVFVGAARKVPDSLARVFAMELYRGLLAGATLADAVCSARIALEREDRGREVWSAYQCYGDPAFTLRGGGSTEPGAFVSGAEVIEVAISIMGDAQVGMRGELPALRERAAALRAVLDAPALATGRALERVAAVHRALGMDEDAIELFVRALGSEEPPLTTVEYLADLLSRNEARPDVERAAALLDSLHQVHPTSERCRLLAQVRLHQGRADAALELYGRAAELVERERRRDIDSQRLRIWAEHQLARRALGRGAMTHPRPDLLSGGTTTARERLPALLADLATAKGEAVAEIARAIHADVSRRAIVLGQRATRDLLRLFAAIGPGFRELADAASALEKEEA from the coding sequence ATGGCCGAGCGGCTTGGAAAATTCGGCTCGATCGAGATCGTCCAGGACCCGACGCGCTCCGCGGTGGATGGCGATGCGCCATCGAGTGCGTTGCGCGTCGTCGAGGACGAAGACGAGCACGGCTACCGACGGTGGGCGAGGTCGGCGTCGGTGCTGCCCACGACGCGATCGAGCCAGCGGCGACTGCTGCAGCTGAAGCTCGACGTGGACCCCGCGGATCTCTCCGCGGTGGTCGAGCACTTCGGTGAGCTCGCTGGCGACGTCGGGGTGAAGCAGATCTTGGCGCTCGAGCGAAAGCTGCTCGGGGCAGGCGGAGATCGGCTCGAGCAGTGGAACGGCGAGTGGGAGACCGTCGCGGGCGCGGCGAGCACCGGCGAGCGCGCGACCGTGTTCATCCACGGCTTCGCCTCCACGCCGGAGGCGGCGTTCAAGAACCTCCCGGCGTCGCTCGGCGGTCCACTCTTCGCACTGCGGCACCACACGCTCGGCAAGAGCCCGATCGACAACGCGATCGCGCTGGCGAACGCGCTGCCTGGCGGCGCCATGATCGATCTCGTCACCCACTCGCGCGGCGGGCTCGTCGGTGAGCTGATGTGCCGCGCGAACCTGTCCCGCGACGAAAGGCAGGACGCGCTCGTTTGGCTCGCGCGCGCCGAGAACCCGGAGGCCAGGGCGCTCGCCGGCGTCCTCGAGACGCTCGACGGCGTGCTGATACAGAAGAAGCTGCGGGTCGGGCGCTTCGTGCGCGTCGCGTGCCCGGCGGCCGGCACGTCGCTGGTGGGGCGCTTGCCCGCGGTGCTCGGGCACATGCTCAACGTCACGCAGTGGGCGCTCCAGCTCGGCGGTGCGGACGAGGCGGCGTCGAATGCGTTCGCGTTCGCGAAGGCCGCGTTCCTCTCGATCATCGGGCGGGGGATCGACGCGTCGGTCCTGCCCGGCGTCGCGGCGATGCGCTCCGAGGGGCCCTTCGTCCGCGCGCTCGCGGCGACACGTCCGACCGAGCTGCCGCTTACCCCGATCGGAGTGGCGGCCGCCGCGGAGCTGATGACCGGTCCGGCGCGGTGGCTCTCGCTGCAGGCGTCGCGGCTGGTGTTCGCGAGCGACCACGACTTCGTCGTCGACACCACGTCGATGAGCGCGGGCTTCCCGAGACGAGCGCGGGAGCGCGGGTGGGTCCGCCGGCACCGCTCGCTCCACCACCTCTCGTACTTCGGCGATGGAGAGGCGCGGTCGGTGATCGAGCGCGCCGCGAAGGGCGAGGCAGTGCCGGAGGACGCGGTCGTGCGCATGCGCGCGTCGAGCGCTCCGCGCGGGAAGGTGCTGCTGCTGCCCGACGCGAGCACCACGCACTTCGAGCACAACGGCGAGGCGCGTTGGCCGTCCACCGCCAGCGTGCTCCACCAGCGCGACCCGAAGGGGGAAACGTGGACCGCGGCCCGGGCGGCGCCGTCCGCGCGGTACGACGATCTCGCGCAGGCGCTCGCGAGCGCGGGCTACGAGCTGGTCGCCGAGGGTGCGATCGAGCCGGACCAAGCTGTCGCGGTGATCGGGCACGGCACCGGTGCGGCGCGGCTGCCGAAGGATCATGGGCGCGCGCTCGCGCTCGGGCGCGCCGGGAACGTGGCGCGCCGTCGCGCCCTACTCCGCCGGCGGCTCGTCGAGCTCGCTCCGGCGAGCACCGAGCCGCTCCGCGACGCGCTCGTCGAGAGGGTCGTGGTCGATGCGAGCGAGGCTCCGCCTCCGGGGGTGCCGGTGGTGCTCGCCGCCGAAGACGAGGCGTGGCCGCATCGCGATCGCCAGGTCCGCGCCGGCGCGACGTTCGGGCGCTTGCTCGCCGATCCCGCGGTGCACGGCCTCGTGGTGCGCTTCGTCGAGGACGCAACGCTCCCGCCGAGCGCGCCCCCACGGGCGATCCCCGTGGCCGACGGTGCAGACATCCCCGCGCTGCTGCGGCTGCCCACCGAGCACGATCTCGTCGCCGCGGCCCTCGGTGACGAGCCCGCGGCGCCGGCGAGGCCGAAGGTGATCGCCAAGGTCGTCCACGGCGCGCTCTCGAGCGCCAAGGATCGCGGCGACGATCCGCCCACCGCGCTCGTGATCCCCCACTACGACGGCGAGCCTCTTCCGCGGCTGGGTCGGGTCGAAGGGTGGAGCCTCGTCGAGCGCCACCAGCAGCTCGGCGTCCTTCCGATCGGCGGCGAGGTCCTGGTGACGGAGGACGTCGCGATCGTCTCGCTGGGCTCGTCGTACGCGGTGACGGCGCGCTCCCTCGCGGCGATCGTGCAGCGCGCGCTGCTCCGGCTCTTCGTGCCGCGCGAGAAGAAGGCGGAGCAGAAGCTCGAACGGCTCGCCGTCGGGGTGCAGCTCGTCGGGTCGAGGCCCGGCGAGGGCGTGAGCGTGGAGGAAGCGGCGGTGGCGATCGCCGAGGGCGCGCACGACGCCGCGGACCAGCTCGGCATCGAGCTCGTCGTGAGGATCACCGAGCGGCACGAGGACCTCGCGATCCGCGCGACGCGGGCCCTCGCGCGCTACGCGTCGCGCGGCGAGCGGATCGCGACCGAGGCGATGGCGCGGGGGAGCGGGTACCTGGGGGCGCGCGCGGCGAGCGCGGGCGAGCGCCGGCTGACGCGCTGGAGCATCGAGTACCACGGGGCGCAGAAGCTGCGGTTCCGCGTCAGCGACGGGGGAGCGGCGCCGCGGACCCTCGAGCACACGGTGCCGAGCACGGTCGTGGACGGGCTCGCGCTCGTCCCACCCGACCTGAGGAAGGGCGCCACCGCGCTCGAGCTCGAGCTCGACGAGGTGAGCGCGAGCTACGCGTGGGAGTCGATCGTGGTGGACGGTGCGCCGCTCGCGCTGCGCCATCCCATCGTGCGGCGGCTGCGCGACGTGCGGGGGGGCGAGGGGCGCGAGGCGGTCGCTCATCGCGCGGTGGTGATCGGTGACCCCGCCGACGGCGGGGGAGAGCTGAGCGAGGCGCGGCTCGAGGCGATGGGCGTCTCGGGCCTGCTCGAGCGGGCGGGCTACGAGGTCACGACGCTGGCGCAGAGGAGCGGTGAGGACGCGGTGCGCGCGCTCTTCGCGGCGCCGGTGCGCATCCTCCACGTCGCCGCGCACGGCACCGCGCAGAGCGGCGGCAAGGTCGCGCTCGGCGGCGGGCTGTTGCTCGACGGAGCGCTCGCGTCGGCGATGGAGACGTGTCCGACCGTCGTGGTGTTGAACGCGTGCGAGGCGGGGCGCGTGGCGAGCAGCTCGATGTCGAGCTTGGCGGCGGCGTTCATGAGCCGAGGGGCACGGGTGTTCGTCGGCGCGGCGCGCAAGGTGCCCGACTCGCTCGCGCGGGTGTTCGCGATGGAGCTGTACCGCGGTCTCTTGGCGGGCGCGACGCTCGCCGACGCGGTGTGCTCGGCGCGCATCGCGCTGGAACGCGAGGACCGCGGGCGCGAGGTGTGGAGCGCGTACCAGTGTTACGGCGATCCGGCGTTCACGCTCCGCGGCGGGGGGAGCACGGAGCCCGGTGCGTTCGTCTCGGGCGCGGAGGTGATCGAGGTGGCGATCTCGATCATGGGGGACGCGCAGGTCGGCATGCGCGGCGAGCTGCCCGCACTGCGCGAGCGCGCGGCGGCGTTGCGCGCGGTGCTGGACGCGCCCGCGCTCGCGACCGGGAGGGCACTCGAGCGTGTCGCGGCGGTGCATCGCGCGCTGGGCATGGACGAGGACGCCATCGAGCTGTTCGTGCGCGCGCTGGGGTCGGAGGAGCCGCCGCTCACGACGGTCGAGTACCTCGCCGATCTGCTCTCGAGGAACGAGGCGAGGCCCGACGTGGAGCGCGCGGCCGCGCTGCTCGACTCGCTGCACCAGGTCCATCCGACGTCGGAGCGGTGCCGGCTCCTCGCGCAGGTGCGGCTGCATCAAGGCAGGGCCGATGCGGCCCTCGAGCTCTACGGCAGAGCCGCGGAGCTGGTCGAGCGCGAGCGCCGAAGGGACATCGACTCCCAACGCCTGCGCATCTGGGCGGAGCACCAGCTCGCGCGTCGCGCGCTCGGTCGAGGTGCGATGACGCACCCTCGACCGGATCTGCTGTCGGGAGGAACGACGACGGCGCGCGAGCGGCTGCCCGCGCTGCTCGCCGATCTCGCGACGGCGAAGGGCGAAGCCGTCGCGGAGATCGCCCGAGCGATTCACGCGGACGTGTCGCGACGCGCGATCGTGCTCGGGCAGCGCGCGACCCGCGATCTGCTCCGACTCTTCGCAGCGATCGGACCGGGGTTCCGCGAGCTCGCGGACGCTGCGAGCGCGCTGGAGAAGGAGGAGGCGTGA
- a CDS encoding AAA family ATPase, whose protein sequence is MAARFVAGRPVRVGRDLFVPRPEIAALIDALRKGHACTVFGPARLGKTSTLLLAQEELEREGRRVGYLKLHEREVSDAEHANNIVQQLATELQIPDRPSGDLRARLTAVLAAALAAPKPLVLLIDEINFLGPQLAGDVLGTLLDVCERAGGRLAVALAGMCRPSDLGPAAASALALLPNVDLRDLDPAGMRAALEQSELQGTIDIPVLADRLGEWTGGHPYLFQRLCEAIARGDREGSVDQRVHAAAQNLLGRNKAQKSKDADPLLSFMRDQMEQLHAAPAQRAQALSLYRRLLDGELPVIDARDAAQREAAELLWFVGLARRVPIEGDASRLRLQLRGRLIQEAFDRRWLDREEALLERPFRDVSREWLASGRSPRHLLRGDALARARQWLAANEATLEEQAFLDASELAVRTRRLRVALLATASTVIVSLVAVVGLSVTSAEREQRIRDLEAQLAPVEPRGDVQGIEDQLAALRSAIGQVTEPQEREAFEAHISRIEGEFELYVRGTDAHAQTIIEEREALRRDLAVRTQQRDDALRDLATHTEEAYRALTTRTRERDDARDALASRTHERDDARRDLTTRTAERDEALATLATRTQECAQAFAALTTRIQERDQASAALTSCTRERDQARTERDQANAGLALRTQERDQARAALATCEQELRPERP, encoded by the coding sequence ATGGCAGCTCGGTTCGTCGCAGGGCGCCCGGTCCGCGTCGGCCGCGATCTCTTCGTGCCGCGTCCCGAGATCGCCGCGCTCATCGATGCGCTGCGCAAAGGCCACGCGTGCACCGTCTTCGGCCCGGCGCGGCTCGGCAAGACGAGCACGTTGCTGCTCGCGCAGGAGGAGCTTGAGCGCGAGGGCCGGCGCGTCGGCTATCTCAAGCTCCATGAGCGGGAGGTCAGCGATGCCGAGCACGCAAACAACATCGTCCAACAGCTCGCGACAGAGCTTCAGATCCCCGACCGCCCATCGGGCGACCTCCGCGCGCGCCTCACCGCCGTGCTCGCCGCGGCGCTCGCGGCGCCGAAGCCGTTGGTGCTTTTGATCGACGAGATCAACTTCCTCGGACCGCAGCTCGCGGGCGACGTACTCGGCACCCTACTCGACGTCTGCGAGCGCGCTGGCGGCCGCCTCGCCGTCGCGCTCGCGGGCATGTGCCGGCCCAGCGATCTCGGGCCTGCCGCGGCAAGCGCCCTGGCCCTCTTGCCCAACGTGGACCTTCGCGACCTCGACCCCGCGGGCATGAGGGCCGCGCTCGAACAGAGCGAGCTCCAAGGGACCATCGACATCCCGGTGCTCGCCGATCGGCTCGGCGAGTGGACCGGCGGTCATCCCTACCTGTTCCAGCGCCTGTGCGAGGCGATCGCGCGTGGCGACCGAGAGGGCTCGGTCGATCAGCGGGTCCACGCGGCCGCCCAGAACCTGTTGGGCAGGAACAAGGCGCAGAAGTCGAAGGACGCCGATCCACTCCTCTCGTTCATGCGCGATCAGATGGAGCAGCTTCACGCAGCGCCCGCGCAGCGCGCCCAGGCGCTGTCGCTCTACCGGCGCCTGCTCGATGGGGAGCTTCCCGTCATCGACGCGCGCGACGCGGCGCAGCGCGAGGCGGCCGAGCTTCTCTGGTTCGTCGGTCTGGCGCGCCGCGTCCCGATCGAGGGTGACGCGTCGCGGCTGCGCCTCCAGCTCCGCGGCAGGTTGATCCAAGAGGCGTTCGACCGGCGCTGGCTGGACCGCGAAGAGGCGCTGCTCGAGCGCCCGTTTCGCGATGTGAGCCGTGAGTGGCTCGCGTCCGGCCGATCGCCGCGACACCTCCTGCGCGGTGACGCGCTGGCGCGCGCGAGGCAGTGGCTCGCGGCGAACGAAGCGACGCTCGAGGAGCAAGCGTTCCTCGACGCGAGCGAGCTCGCAGTGCGCACACGCCGCCTCAGGGTCGCGCTCCTGGCGACTGCGTCCACGGTGATCGTCTCGCTCGTGGCCGTCGTCGGGCTGTCCGTCACGAGCGCGGAGCGGGAGCAGCGGATCAGGGATCTGGAAGCGCAGCTCGCGCCGGTGGAGCCGCGCGGCGATGTGCAGGGCATCGAGGACCAGCTCGCAGCCTTGCGGAGCGCGATCGGGCAGGTCACCGAGCCGCAGGAGCGTGAGGCGTTCGAGGCGCACATCAGCCGGATTGAAGGCGAGTTCGAACTCTACGTCCGAGGAACCGACGCGCACGCACAGACGATCATCGAGGAGCGCGAAGCGCTGCGACGCGATCTGGCGGTGCGCACGCAGCAACGCGACGATGCGCTCCGCGACCTGGCGACGCACACGGAGGAGGCGTATCGAGCGCTGACGACGCGAACGCGGGAACGCGACGACGCGCGCGACGCGCTGGCCTCGCGGACGCACGAGCGTGATGATGCGCGCCGGGACCTGACGACGCGAACGGCGGAGCGCGACGAGGCGCTCGCAACGCTGGCGACGCGCACCCAGGAGTGCGCTCAGGCGTTTGCGGCGCTGACGACGCGCATCCAGGAGCGCGATCAGGCGAGTGCTGCGCTGACATCGTGCACGCGAGAGCGCGACCAGGCTCGTACCGAGCGCGACCAGGCGAATGCTGGGCTGGCGTTGCGCACGCAGGAGCGTGACCAGGCTCGCGCGGCGCTTGCGACGTGCGAGCAGGAACTCAGACCTGAGCGTCCTTGA